One part of the Mariniflexile litorale genome encodes these proteins:
- the fabG gene encoding 3-oxoacyl-[acyl-carrier-protein] reductase, whose product MKLLEGKTAIITGASRGIGRGIAQVFAAQGANIAFTYSSSVEAANELEKELNAQGIKAKGYKSNAASFEESQKLAEDVVAEFGSIDILVNNAGITKDNLLMRISEEDFDTVIEVNLKSVFNMTKAVQKTMLKQRKGSIINMSSVVGVKGNAGQTNYAASKAGIIGFSKSVALELGSRNIRSNVVAPGFIETEMTAKLDEEVVKGWRAGIPLKRGGTPEDVANVCVFLASDMSAYVTGQTLHVDGGMLT is encoded by the coding sequence ATGAAATTATTAGAAGGAAAAACGGCCATTATTACTGGAGCTAGTAGAGGTATAGGTAGAGGAATTGCACAAGTATTTGCTGCTCAAGGAGCCAATATTGCATTTACATATAGTAGTTCTGTTGAAGCTGCTAACGAACTCGAAAAAGAATTAAATGCACAAGGTATAAAAGCTAAAGGCTATAAAAGTAATGCAGCTAGTTTTGAGGAATCTCAAAAATTAGCAGAGGATGTTGTCGCAGAATTTGGTAGTATTGATATATTAGTTAACAATGCAGGAATTACTAAAGATAATTTATTAATGCGTATTTCAGAAGAAGATTTTGATACTGTTATTGAAGTAAACCTAAAATCGGTTTTCAATATGACGAAAGCAGTTCAAAAAACCATGCTAAAACAACGTAAAGGCTCTATTATTAATATGAGTTCTGTTGTGGGTGTGAAAGGGAATGCGGGGCAAACAAATTATGCAGCTTCTAAAGCTGGTATTATAGGGTTTTCAAAATCTGTAGCTTTAGAATTAGGGTCTAGAAATATAAGAAGCAATGTAGTTGCTCCAGGTTTTATCGAAACAGAGATGACAGCTAAACTTGACGAAGAAGTCGTTAAAGGGTGGCGTGCAGGCATTCCGTTAAAACGCGGCGGTACTCCAGAAGATGTTGCTAATGTGTGTGTGTTTTTAGCAAGTGATATGAGTGCCTATGTTACAGGACAAACACTTCATGTAGATGGTGGTATGTTAACCTAA
- the sucD gene encoding succinate--CoA ligase subunit alpha produces MSVLVNKDSKIIVQGFTGSEGTFHASQMIEYGTNVVGGVTPGKGGQTHLDRPVFDTVKDAVEQVGADTTIIFVPPAFAADAIMEAADAGIKVIITITEGIPVADMITVSNYIKNKDCRLIGPNCPGVITPGEAKVGIMPGFVFKKGTVGIVSKSGTLTYEAADQVVKQGLGITTAIGIGGDPIIGTTTKEAVELLINDPETDIVVMIGEIGGQLEADAANWYKASGSKKPIVGFIAGETAPAGRTMGHAGAIVGGSDDTAQAKKKIMSACGIHVVDSPAEIGKKVAEVLSK; encoded by the coding sequence ATGAGTGTTTTAGTAAACAAAGATTCAAAAATAATAGTTCAAGGTTTTACAGGTAGTGAAGGTACGTTTCATGCAAGTCAAATGATTGAATATGGAACAAACGTTGTAGGTGGTGTTACACCTGGAAAAGGAGGTCAAACACATTTAGATAGACCTGTATTTGATACTGTTAAGGATGCTGTAGAGCAAGTGGGGGCCGATACAACCATTATTTTTGTGCCACCAGCTTTTGCTGCAGATGCTATTATGGAAGCTGCGGATGCTGGAATAAAAGTTATTATCACTATTACGGAAGGTATTCCTGTTGCCGATATGATCACGGTTTCAAATTATATAAAAAACAAAGACTGCCGTTTAATTGGTCCAAACTGCCCAGGTGTTATCACCCCAGGGGAAGCTAAAGTTGGGATCATGCCAGGTTTCGTTTTCAAAAAAGGAACAGTAGGTATCGTTTCTAAATCAGGTACATTAACCTATGAAGCTGCCGATCAAGTTGTAAAACAAGGTTTAGGGATCACAACAGCGATTGGTATTGGTGGAGATCCTATCATTGGAACGACCACTAAAGAAGCGGTAGAACTTTTAATTAACGACCCAGAAACAGACATCGTTGTTATGATTGGTGAAATTGGTGGTCAATTAGAAGCAGATGCTGCAAACTGGTATAAAGCCAGTGGTAGCAAAAAGCCAATTGTAGGTTTTATTGCTGGTGAAACAGCTCCTGCAGGTCGTACCATGGGGCACGCTGGTGCTATTGTTGGAGGAAGTGATGATACAGCACAAGCCAAAAAGAAAATTATGAGCGCTTGTGGTATTCACGTTGTAGATTCTCCTGCTGAAATAGGTAAAAAAGTTGCTGAAGTTTTATCAAAATAA
- a CDS encoding UDP-3-O-(3-hydroxymyristoyl)glucosamine N-acyltransferase produces MKFANPYTLKKIAQLIDCSFIGSDNFPVSGMNEIHVVEPGDIVFVDHPKYYDKALSSAATIILINKEVVCPEGKALLISDDPFRDFNKLTDYFKPFKAATSHISDSASIGVNSVVQPNSFIGHNVVIGKNCIIHSNVSIYDDAIIGNHVTIHSGTVLGANAFYYKKRPEGFDRLKSCGRVVIEDHVDIGANCTIDRGVTGDTTIKEGSKLDNQIQIGHDTVIGKKCLIASQVGIAGCVVIEDEVTIWGQVGCTSGVTIGKKAVLHAQSGISKSLEPNKTYWGTPAQEARAEMREMANIKQIPQILEFIKTKK; encoded by the coding sequence ATGAAATTTGCAAACCCATATACTTTAAAAAAAATTGCTCAATTAATTGATTGCAGTTTTATTGGCAGCGACAATTTTCCTGTATCGGGCATGAATGAAATTCATGTGGTAGAACCCGGTGATATTGTTTTTGTAGACCATCCCAAGTATTATGACAAGGCATTGAGCTCTGCTGCTACCATTATTTTAATTAATAAAGAAGTTGTATGCCCTGAAGGGAAAGCGCTATTAATTAGCGATGATCCTTTTAGAGATTTCAATAAACTTACCGACTATTTTAAGCCCTTTAAAGCAGCCACCAGCCATATATCGGATTCGGCTAGTATTGGAGTGAATTCGGTGGTACAACCCAATTCTTTTATTGGCCATAATGTGGTAATTGGTAAAAATTGTATCATACACTCCAATGTGAGTATTTATGATGATGCTATTATTGGTAATCATGTTACGATTCATTCTGGAACCGTTTTAGGTGCGAATGCTTTTTATTACAAAAAAAGACCCGAAGGTTTTGATAGGTTAAAGTCGTGTGGACGTGTGGTTATTGAAGACCATGTGGATATTGGTGCGAATTGCACTATTGATAGAGGTGTTACAGGCGATACAACTATAAAAGAAGGTTCTAAATTAGATAATCAAATCCAGATAGGGCACGATACCGTCATTGGAAAAAAATGTTTAATTGCTTCCCAAGTTGGTATTGCTGGCTGTGTGGTTATAGAGGACGAAGTGACTATTTGGGGACAAGTAGGCTGTACTAGTGGTGTAACTATTGGTAAAAAGGCCGTATTACATGCGCAATCAGGTATTAGTAAATCGCTTGAACCTAATAAAACCTATTGGGGAACCCCAGCACAAGAAGCCCGAGCTGAAATGAGGGAAATGGCAAACATCAAACAAATTCCACAAATATTAGAGTTTATAAAAACTAAAAAATAA
- the efp gene encoding elongation factor P, giving the protein MATTSDIRNGLCIRYNNDIYKIIEFLHVKPGKGPAFVRTKMRSVTNGKVLDNTFSAGHKLEDVRVETHKFQFLYNDGAYYHFMNTEDYTQIQLQESALDNPGLMKEGEVVTVIINAEDNMPLSVEMPASVVLEVTATEPGIKGNTATNATKPATVETGAIVNVPLFINEGDKIKVETEKGTYKERVKE; this is encoded by the coding sequence ATGGCAACTACAAGTGATATTAGAAACGGATTATGTATTAGGTATAATAACGACATTTATAAAATCATAGAGTTTTTACATGTAAAACCAGGAAAAGGACCTGCGTTTGTAAGAACAAAAATGAGAAGTGTTACCAATGGAAAAGTGTTAGATAATACTTTTTCTGCAGGACATAAGTTAGAAGATGTACGTGTTGAAACACATAAATTTCAATTCTTATACAATGATGGTGCGTATTATCATTTTATGAATACTGAAGATTATACTCAAATCCAATTACAAGAATCTGCTTTAGATAACCCAGGCTTAATGAAAGAGGGTGAGGTAGTTACTGTAATTATAAACGCTGAAGATAATATGCCGCTTTCGGTAGAAATGCCTGCAAGTGTTGTTTTAGAAGTAACAGCTACCGAACCTGGTATTAAAGGAAACACAGCTACCAATGCCACGAAGCCTGCAACCGTTGAAACGGGAGCTATTGTTAACGTGCCTTTATTTATTAATGAAGGTGATAAGATTAAGGTAGAAACTGAAAAAGGAACTTACAAAGAGCGTGTAAAAGAGTAA